A section of the Clostridium felsineum DSM 794 genome encodes:
- a CDS encoding phage holin, LLH family: protein MREQIINQIVIPILGVIFNIIVAIIAYYVKQFYNKNKNIIELGENQLKQKIGIDKYNQDIVIIKQAVEAVEQMGKEFNWTGEMKNSKVLALIEGKTGLTDEEIYNVIKAAVLKINSLR from the coding sequence ATGAGAGAACAAATAATAAATCAAATAGTAATACCAATTTTAGGAGTAATATTTAATATAATTGTAGCCATAATAGCTTATTATGTTAAACAATTTTATAATAAAAATAAAAATATTATAGAGTTAGGAGAAAATCAATTAAAACAAAAAATAGGAATAGATAAATATAATCAAGATATAGTTATAATAAAGCAAGCAGTTGAAGCAGTCGAGCAAATGGGAAAGGAATTTAATTGGACTGGTGAAATGAAAAATTCTAAGGTGCTAGCACTTATAGAAGGGAAGACAGGACTTACGGATGAAGAGATATACAATGTAATTAAAGCAGCTGTGCTAAAAATTAATTCATTAAGGTAA
- a CDS encoding GH25 family lysozyme: MNGIDIYNGSNITNWEEVKKSGVEYVYLKATEGLTFNDSKMKEFYNEAKKVGLKVGFYHFLHRNNPYMEAQHFINMISSFKADMKYMIDVEAQEFSDAGQNDTSTRVRQFYDFMQSKGYECAVYTYSSFYEELFDDRVKSLPLWIAEYGVEKPSVTQYIGWQYAEDGNVPGVNGKCDVNNFSEGILLGNSKRLILNEVVKVQKQDDTVKIIQQQLNTLLKKGVTVDGIEGTATMEAIKEFQRAMGLVVDGIWGQKTVSAVTEIFNRPTDGVQYAHYEYATRYIQYRVGGNIDGVFGNGTKVMVQNWQAKHGINPDGIVGTATWSKLLDENC; the protein is encoded by the coding sequence ATGAATGGTATAGACATTTATAATGGCTCAAATATAACAAATTGGGAAGAGGTTAAGAAAAGTGGAGTAGAATATGTGTATTTAAAAGCCACAGAGGGATTGACTTTTAACGATTCAAAAATGAAAGAGTTTTATAATGAAGCTAAAAAAGTTGGTTTAAAGGTAGGATTTTATCACTTTTTACACAGAAATAATCCATATATGGAGGCACAACATTTTATTAATATGATAAGTAGCTTTAAAGCTGATATGAAATATATGATTGATGTTGAAGCACAGGAATTTAGTGATGCTGGACAAAATGATACAAGCACAAGGGTTCGTCAATTTTATGATTTTATGCAGAGCAAAGGATATGAATGTGCTGTTTATACTTATAGTTCTTTTTATGAGGAATTATTTGATGATAGAGTTAAGAGCTTACCTTTATGGATAGCTGAATATGGAGTTGAAAAACCGAGTGTTACTCAATATATAGGGTGGCAATATGCAGAAGATGGAAATGTACCAGGAGTAAATGGGAAATGTGATGTTAATAACTTTAGTGAGGGTATTTTATTAGGAAATTCCAAAAGATTAATTTTAAATGAGGTAGTAAAGGTACAAAAACAGGATGACACTGTTAAAATTATTCAACAGCAGCTTAATACGCTTTTAAAGAAGGGAGTTACAGTAGACGGCATAGAGGGAACGGCAACAATGGAAGCAATAAAAGAATTTCAAAGAGCAATGGGGCTAGTAGTAGATGGAATTTGGGGACAGAAAACTGTTAGTGCGGTTACAGAAATATTTAATAGACCAACAGATGGTGTTCAATATGCACATTATGAATATGCTACAAGATACATTCAATACAGAGTTGGAGGAAATATAGATGGAGTTTTTGGTAATGGAACTAAAGTAATGGTTCAAAATTGGCAGGCTAAGCATGGAATTAATCCAGATGGAATAGTAGGGACAGCCACATGGTCAAAGCTATTGGATGAAAATTGTTAG
- a CDS encoding IS1182 family transposase codes for MNVTKLYTKNYNQFNDNLQLILPLNLENLIPEDDSVRLLSYLLEGLNYKKLYKAYSSVGRKSAVEPKIMFKIISYAYSQNIYSSRKIEKACKRDINFKWLLQGFKAPDHATISRFRKKYLSNEVIEDLFYQQVNYLAKEKELLFENVFIDGTKIEANANRYTFVWKKAIYKNEGKMFDKIIALVKTINLERLMKFTIERETLIDDINKILQWLLFEKEKRNIEFVHGIGKRKTAIQKWIEQLSQYKERQEKYNLSKKIFSKRNSYSKTDTDATFMHMKDDHMRNGQLKPAYNVQIAVDSEYVTGVGVFDDRNDIATLIPMITNMQEKIGHKYTNVIADSGYESEENYLFLESNNQIPYIKPQTYEKWKKRSFKNDISKRENMKYDVKTDTYICHNNRKLFPSYIIHKKSASGYTSEVTVYECENCDNCTLKSKCTKAKNNRKMQVSKTFIKKRQISYNNIKTELGTKLRMNRSIQVEGAFGILKSDYEFKRFLTRGKNSVKTEFILLCFGYNINKLHLKIQNERTQKYLHELKTIS; via the coding sequence ATGAATGTAACTAAATTATACACAAAAAATTATAATCAATTTAATGATAATTTGCAACTTATATTACCATTAAATTTAGAAAACTTAATACCAGAAGATGATTCGGTTCGTTTGCTAAGCTATTTGTTGGAGGGATTAAATTATAAAAAATTGTACAAGGCGTATTCTTCCGTAGGAAGAAAATCAGCAGTTGAACCCAAAATCATGTTCAAAATAATATCTTATGCTTATTCTCAAAATATTTATTCAAGTAGAAAGATAGAAAAAGCATGCAAAAGAGATATAAATTTCAAATGGCTACTTCAAGGCTTTAAAGCACCTGATCACGCTACTATAAGTAGATTTCGAAAAAAATATCTTTCAAATGAAGTGATTGAAGATTTATTTTATCAACAAGTTAACTATTTAGCTAAAGAAAAAGAATTATTATTTGAAAATGTATTTATCGATGGTACTAAAATTGAGGCAAATGCCAACCGATATACTTTTGTTTGGAAGAAAGCTATTTATAAAAATGAAGGTAAGATGTTTGATAAAATTATTGCTCTTGTTAAAACCATTAATCTTGAAAGATTAATGAAATTCACTATTGAGAGAGAAACTTTGATTGATGATATAAACAAAATTCTTCAATGGCTTTTATTTGAAAAAGAAAAAAGAAATATAGAGTTTGTTCATGGAATCGGTAAAAGAAAAACTGCAATTCAAAAGTGGATAGAACAACTATCACAATATAAAGAAAGACAAGAAAAATATAATTTAAGTAAGAAAATATTTTCAAAAAGAAATAGCTATTCTAAAACTGATACTGATGCAACTTTCATGCATATGAAAGATGATCATATGAGAAATGGTCAATTAAAACCTGCCTATAATGTACAAATAGCAGTTGATAGTGAATATGTAACTGGTGTTGGAGTATTTGATGATAGAAATGATATAGCAACATTAATACCAATGATTACTAATATGCAAGAAAAAATTGGTCATAAATATACTAATGTGATTGCAGATTCTGGTTACGAAAGTGAAGAAAACTATTTGTTTTTAGAGTCTAATAATCAAATACCATATATAAAACCTCAAACTTATGAGAAATGGAAAAAAAGAAGTTTTAAAAACGACATCAGTAAGCGTGAAAATATGAAATATGATGTTAAAACAGATACATATATTTGTCATAATAATAGAAAATTATTCCCATCATATATTATTCATAAAAAATCTGCAAGTGGGTATACGTCTGAGGTTACTGTTTATGAATGTGAAAATTGCGATAACTGCACTTTGAAATCAAAGTGCACAAAAGCAAAGAATAACCGAAAAATGCAGGTTTCAAAGACTTTTATTAAAAAGCGTCAAATTTCATACAACAATATCAAAACTGAATTGGGAACTAAATTGAGAATGAACAGATCTATTCAAGTTGAAGGTGCGTTTGGAATTTTAAAAAGCGACTATGAATTCAAAAGATTTTTAACACGTGGAAAAAATAGTGTAAAAACTGAATTTATTTTGCTTTGTTTTGGATATAACATTAACAAATTACATTTAAAAATCCAAAATGAAAGAACTCAAAAGTATCTTCACGAATTAAAAACTATTTCCTAA
- a CDS encoding DUF3892 domain-containing protein → MSSKSKITKVQKNSHGDITAVALDNGNICSIDEAISMAKNDLIDGVNVGKAKNGREYLRSNPNGDESDNLDNKPTF, encoded by the coding sequence ATGAGTAGTAAATCCAAGATTACAAAAGTACAAAAAAATTCTCATGGAGATATAACTGCTGTAGCACTTGATAACGGAAATATATGTTCAATTGATGAAGCAATATCAATGGCAAAAAACGATTTAATAGACGGTGTAAATGTAGGCAAAGCCAAGAATGGTAGAGAATATTTAAGAAGCAATCCTAATGGCGATGAAAGTGATAATTTAGATAATAAACCAACTTTTTAA
- a CDS encoding C1 family peptidase: MGKKLPYKYNLKKSKVTGNEKLFYECIFREEDIPSSADLRKQYAPIQDQGKLGACTAFSACSVLEYLLGIKDKLSELYFYYEERKLDGDVQDDNGSTIARSAEIATTVGTCLESLCPYDIDKFKDVPTAAMDLDAKKHKAIKKYKITSIKDLLYCVGVLKKPVLIGVDVYDSFEDIGHDGYVQLPKQGEELLGGHAINICGYFYKKNGIIEEIKENVQKYFEASNYENLYFIARNSWGEDFGDKGYIYIPAKFLQKYSHDWWHIDLK; the protein is encoded by the coding sequence ATGGGAAAGAAATTACCTTATAAGTATAACTTAAAAAAATCTAAAGTAACAGGAAATGAAAAACTGTTTTATGAATGTATTTTTAGAGAGGAAGATATTCCATCAAGCGCGGATCTAAGAAAACAATATGCCCCCATACAAGATCAAGGAAAGCTAGGAGCATGTACAGCATTTTCAGCTTGCAGTGTACTTGAATATCTTTTGGGAATAAAAGACAAGCTTTCAGAGCTTTATTTTTATTATGAGGAAAGAAAACTTGATGGAGATGTTCAGGATGATAATGGAAGTACAATAGCTAGAAGTGCTGAGATTGCTACAACAGTAGGAACTTGTTTAGAGAGTTTGTGTCCATATGATATTGATAAGTTTAAAGATGTGCCAACTGCAGCTATGGACTTGGATGCTAAAAAGCATAAAGCTATAAAAAAATATAAAATAACAAGTATAAAAGATTTACTTTATTGCGTAGGTGTGCTTAAAAAACCTGTATTAATAGGTGTGGACGTATATGATAGTTTTGAAGATATTGGACATGATGGCTATGTACAACTGCCAAAGCAAGGAGAAGAACTACTTGGAGGACATGCAATAAATATATGTGGCTATTTTTATAAGAAAAATGGAATTATAGAAGAAATTAAGGAAAATGTACAAAAATATTTTGAAGCTTCAAATTACGAAAATTTATATTTTATTGCCCGTAATAGTTGGGGAGAGGATTTTGGAGACAAGGGATATATTTATATACCGGCTAAGTTTTTGCAAAAATATAGTCATGATTGGTGGCATATTGATTTGAAATAA
- the speD gene encoding adenosylmethionine decarboxylase, translating to MGVNINNKIKLHGFNNLTKALSFNMYDICYTRSAEDREAYISYIDEQYSADRLTKILSTVTEIIGANILNTAKQDYDPQGASVTLLVCENPILEDHKEALVKETPGPLPEIILNHLDKSHITVHTYPEYHPDEGICTFRADIDVSTCGMISPLRALNYLVHSFEADIMTMDYRVRGFTRDITGRKLFIDHKINSIQNYIPNNIKNKYNMIDVNVYQENLFHTKCRLKQFDLDDYLFGYTKKDLYPKEKRIITHKLKKEMDEIFYGKNFDDVYYK from the coding sequence ATGGGTGTAAATATTAACAACAAAATTAAACTTCATGGTTTTAATAATTTAACTAAAGCATTATCTTTTAATATGTACGATATATGCTATACAAGATCTGCTGAAGATAGAGAAGCATATATTTCTTACATAGATGAGCAATACAGTGCAGATAGACTTACAAAAATCCTCTCAACTGTTACTGAAATTATAGGTGCTAACATTTTGAACACCGCAAAGCAGGACTACGACCCTCAAGGTGCAAGTGTTACACTTTTGGTATGTGAGAATCCTATATTAGAAGATCACAAAGAAGCCCTAGTAAAAGAAACTCCTGGACCGCTTCCAGAAATCATACTTAATCATTTAGATAAAAGTCATATTACCGTGCATACCTATCCTGAGTATCACCCCGATGAAGGTATTTGCACCTTTAGAGCTGATATAGACGTATCTACCTGTGGAATGATATCACCTTTAAGAGCACTAAATTATTTAGTACATTCCTTTGAAGCAGATATTATGACTATGGACTATAGAGTTCGTGGTTTTACTAGAGATATTACTGGACGTAAGCTATTTATTGATCACAAAATTAATTCCATTCAGAACTATATACCAAACAACATAAAAAACAAATATAACATGATTGATGTAAATGTTTATCAAGAAAACTTATTTCATACAAAATGTAGATTAAAACAATTCGATTTGGATGACTATCTATTTGGATACACAAAAAAAGATTTATATCCAAAAGAAAAAAGAATAATAACTCATAAACTAAAAAAAGAGATGGACGAAATATTTTATGGTAAAAATTTTGATGATGTATATTACAAATAA
- the speE gene encoding polyamine aminopropyltransferase — translation MLDLWFSESHADDTKFSIRVNEHLYTEKTPFQQIDFFKSETFGTFFTLDGYIMMTEKDEFIYHEMITHVPMAVNPNIKRVLIIGGGDGGTSREILRYNTIEQVDMVEIDERVVRLCQKYLTQTSLKLDNDDRLSIHFEDGKEFVKKTKNKTYDLILVDSTDPIGPGEGLFTNEFYKDCERILSDDGILINQHESPYYKEYCHEMKRAHNKIKDKFPIAMVYQFHMPTYASGHWLFGFASKKYHPLKNLHEDSWNALNLKTKYYNTNLHKGAFALPNYVIEELEKDD, via the coding sequence ATGTTAGATCTTTGGTTTTCAGAAAGTCATGCAGACGACACAAAATTTTCAATAAGAGTAAACGAGCATTTATACACAGAAAAAACTCCTTTTCAGCAAATAGATTTTTTTAAGAGTGAAACCTTTGGAACTTTTTTTACACTTGATGGTTACATAATGATGACTGAAAAAGACGAATTTATATATCATGAGATGATTACCCATGTTCCAATGGCCGTCAATCCTAATATAAAAAGAGTTCTTATTATAGGTGGTGGTGATGGTGGAACCTCAAGAGAAATTTTAAGATACAATACTATAGAACAAGTGGATATGGTTGAAATTGACGAAAGGGTTGTACGCCTGTGTCAAAAATACCTAACTCAAACCTCACTAAAACTTGACAATGATGATAGACTTTCTATACATTTTGAAGATGGTAAAGAATTCGTTAAGAAAACAAAAAATAAAACCTATGATCTTATTCTTGTAGATTCAACTGATCCTATTGGCCCTGGAGAAGGTTTATTTACTAATGAATTTTATAAAGACTGCGAAAGAATTTTAAGTGATGACGGAATTCTAATTAATCAACATGAAAGTCCTTATTACAAGGAATACTGCCATGAAATGAAAAGAGCTCATAATAAAATAAAAGATAAATTTCCTATTGCAATGGTTTATCAATTTCACATGCCAACTTATGCTTCTGGCCACTGGCTTTTTGGCTTTGCATCAAAAAAATATCATCCTCTAAAGAATTTGCATGAAGACAGCTGGAATGCTCTTAATTTAAAAACAAAATATTATAACACAAATCTCCATAAAGGTGCTTTTGCACTTCCTAATTATGTTATTGAAGAGCTGGAAAAAGATGATTAA
- a CDS encoding putative ABC transporter permease, producing MYLKNKIIHFLVFGGIYMDVEVLARAYGQQLVGYEGIKSMSLMGFTSLWMFLVGGLCGVIIGGLNDRPKYYNLKMWKQVLIGGTTITLMELFSGIFFNLYLGLHIWDYSKDKFNFMGQIELKNCIWWYVLPILIIWLDDVLSCYFYGEDRPPSLFSYVIRLITLK from the coding sequence GTGTACTTAAAAAATAAAATAATTCACTTTTTAGTGTTTGGTGGTATTTACATGGATGTAGAAGTGCTGGCAAGAGCGTATGGACAACAATTGGTAGGCTATGAGGGAATAAAGTCAATGTCACTTATGGGCTTTACAAGCTTATGGATGTTTTTAGTTGGGGGACTTTGTGGAGTTATTATAGGAGGGCTAAATGATAGACCTAAGTATTATAATTTAAAAATGTGGAAACAGGTTTTAATTGGTGGAACAACTATAACTTTAATGGAGTTATTTTCAGGTATATTTTTTAATTTATATTTAGGTTTGCATATTTGGGATTATAGTAAGGATAAATTTAATTTTATGGGACAAATTGAATTGAAAAATTGTATTTGGTGGTATGTACTTCCTATACTGATAATATGGCTAGATGATGTTTTATCTTGTTACTTTTATGGAGAAGATAGACCCCCAAGTCTATTTTCCTATGTTATAAGGTTGATAACACTTAAATAG